TCGCCACCGGCTCGATGTGCGCCTTCATCGAGCCCGAGCAATCGAGCAGGAAGCTCACCACGCAGTCGGCCGCCGGCTTGTACTGCTCCTGGCGGAACAGGCGGCGCTCGGTCGGCGAGCTCACGAGCTGGCTCAGGCGGCGGCCGTCGATGTGGCCTTCTTCCTCGCCGAACAGCCAGCCGTCGCGCTGCGGCTCGGCGAGGATGGCGGCGAACATGCGCGCCAGCCGCGGCAGGTTGATGCCCTGGGCGGCGATGCGCTTGTCCAGGCGCTCGCGGTATTCGCGCAGCAGGGCCTTGCGCACCAGGGTGCCGGCCTGCACCTCGGTGTCGTAGCGGGTGGTGAATACGCGGTAGGCCTGTTCGGCGTCCTCGAAGGCCTTGCTGTGGCCGGTGAGGGCGGCGGCGATGCCGTCGTCGCCGCCTTCGTCGCGGTCGAAGTCGAGCAGCAGGGCGAAGCCGCGCCGGACCTCCTCGTCCTTCGCCTCGGCCTCCTCGTCGCCGGCCGAGGCGGCGGTCTCGGCCCGGATCGTCTCGGCCACGATGCGCGCGATCTCCAGCGCATGAGGTGCGAAGCGGCGCTGGTCGTGGCGATTGCGGCGGATGCCGGCGAGCGCGCTGCCGAGCTGGGAGACGAGCGAGAAGCGGGTGCTCTCGATGTAGTCCTCGGTTTCCTCCAGCACCGGTTTGGTGGTCAGCCGCGACCAGCAGATCTGCGCCACGGTGTACAGCAGGATGCCGAGCCGGCCCTCGGTGAGGCCGGAACGGTAGAAGGCGCGCGACCAGTTCTCGAAGCGGTGGTGGAGGTTGGCGGTCATGCCCGGCATGTCGGCCGGCGCGAGGGTCTCGACGCGCAGTTGCTCGAGCAGCTCGAACAGCAGGCGCTCGATCGGGTCGGCGGGGCACAGGCTGCGGTGCAGCGCGGCGTCCGAATGCAGCAGGCGCAGCGCCATGCCGTCGGCGGCGGCGCGACAGTCGGCGAAGTCGTCGTGGTCGGGGTCGATGCGCAGGTGCGGCGCATGCATCGGCAGCGGCCGCTCCCCGCGGTGCAGGCGCCGGCCGCGGTAGTGCAGCGCGGCGTCACCGGTCAGCGCACGCAGGGTGGCGGCGCACAGTTCCTCGACCTTCTGCTGCCGCTTCGCGTTCTGCTGCGCCGTCGCCATCATTGCGCTTCCGACGTGCGCATCCAGGATTCGTCCAGTTCCTCGCCGAAGCAGCGCTGGTAGTACTCGGCGACGATCGGGCGCTCGACCTCGTCGCACTTGTTGAGGAAGGACAGGCGGAAGGCGAGCGCCGGGTTGCGGAAGATCTCGCAGTTCTCGGCCCAGGTGATGACCGTGCGCGGCGACATCAGGGTGGAGATGTCGCCGGCGGCGAAGCCCTTGCGGGTGAGGTCGGCGACCGCCACCATCGAGGCGATCAGCTTGCGGCCCTTGTCGTAGTTCTTGCCCGGCACGCGCGCGAGCACGATCGCGACTTCCTCGTCGCGCGGCAGGTAGTTGAGCGTGGCGACGATGTTCCAGCGGTCCATCTGGGCGTGGTTCAGCACCTGGGTGCCGTGGTACAGGCCGGACAGGTTGCCCAGGCCGACGGTGTTGGCGGTGGCGAACAGGCGGAACCAGGGGTGGGGGTGGATCACGCGGTTCTGGTCGAGCAGGGTGAACTTGCCGTCGCGCTCGAGGATGCGCTGGATCACGAACATCACGTCGGGGCGGCCGGCGTCGTACTCGTCGAAGATCAGCGCGACCGGGCGCTGCAGCGCCCAGGGCACGATGCCTTCCTGGAATTCCGTCACCTGCAGGCCGTCGCGCACGACGATGGCGTCCTTGCCGACGAGGTCGAGGCGGCTGATGTGGCCGTCCAGGTTCACCCGCACGCATGGCCAGTTCAGACGCGCGGCAACCTGTTCGATGTGGGTGGATTTGCCGGTGCCGTGCAGGCCCTGCACCATCACCCGGCGGTTGCGGCTGAAGCCGGCGAGGATGGCCAGGGTGACGTCCGGGTTGAAGCGGTAGGCATCATCGACGTCCGGCACGTGGTCGTCGCGCTCGGCGAAGGCCGGCACCTTGAGATCGCTGTCGATCCCGAACACTTCGC
This region of Thauera sp. JM12B12 genomic DNA includes:
- the cobS gene encoding cobaltochelatase subunit CobS — translated: MTESVSSRPDRMVSVREVFGIDSDLKVPAFAERDDHVPDVDDAYRFNPDVTLAILAGFSRNRRVMVQGLHGTGKSTHIEQVAARLNWPCVRVNLDGHISRLDLVGKDAIVVRDGLQVTEFQEGIVPWALQRPVALIFDEYDAGRPDVMFVIQRILERDGKFTLLDQNRVIHPHPWFRLFATANTVGLGNLSGLYHGTQVLNHAQMDRWNIVATLNYLPRDEEVAIVLARVPGKNYDKGRKLIASMVAVADLTRKGFAAGDISTLMSPRTVITWAENCEIFRNPALAFRLSFLNKCDEVERPIVAEYYQRCFGEELDESWMRTSEAQ
- a CDS encoding cobalt chelatase, with protein sequence MMATAQQNAKRQQKVEELCAATLRALTGDAALHYRGRRLHRGERPLPMHAPHLRIDPDHDDFADCRAAADGMALRLLHSDAALHRSLCPADPIERLLFELLEQLRVETLAPADMPGMTANLHHRFENWSRAFYRSGLTEGRLGILLYTVAQICWSRLTTKPVLEETEDYIESTRFSLVSQLGSALAGIRRNRHDQRRFAPHALEIARIVAETIRAETAASAGDEEAEAKDEEVRRGFALLLDFDRDEGGDDGIAAALTGHSKAFEDAEQAYRVFTTRYDTEVQAGTLVRKALLREYRERLDKRIAAQGINLPRLARMFAAILAEPQRDGWLFGEEEGHIDGRRLSQLVSSPTERRLFRQEQYKPAADCVVSFLLDCSGSMKAHIEPVAMMVDIMIRALEMVGVRTELLGFTTGAWNGGRAHREWLARGRPPRPGRLNEVCHMVFKDADRSWRRARTDIAALFKADLFREGIDGEAVDWACNRMLARGEARRILVVISDGCPADGATGLANDPFYLDNHLKDVVARREQQGAVEILGLGVGLDLSPFYRRCLATDMTRGLDNELFFDIVQLFGGRHRR